The following coding sequences are from one Triticum aestivum cultivar Chinese Spring chromosome 5A, IWGSC CS RefSeq v2.1, whole genome shotgun sequence window:
- the LOC123107872 gene encoding peroxidase 50 — protein sequence MARWSSCMALLVLAVAAQLVAADLSPGYYGSSCPSLESVVRGVVTQKMDDTIRTIGSTIRLFFHDCFVEGCDASVLIRSTPGSPTEMDADDNKSLAFEGYETVRIAKEAVEAACPDLVSCADILTIATRDAIALSGGPFYPVELGRLDGLSSTASSVAGKLPQPTSTLNQMVAMFRAHGLNMSDIVALSAAHTVGLAHCGKFRERVYGSPADATLNPKYAAFLRTKCPADGSSDPMVLMDQATPALFDNQYYRNLQDGGGLLASDQLLYNDNRTRPLVNAWANSTAAFSRGFVAAMVKLGRVGVKSGSDGNIRKQCDVFN from the exons ATGGCCCGGTGGTCGTCGTGCATGGCCCTGctcgtcctcgccgtcgccgcgcaGCTCGTCGCGGCCGACCTGTCGCCGGGATACTACGGCAGCAGCTGCCCCAGCCTGGAGAGCGTCGTGCGCGGCGTGGTGACGCAGAAGATGGACGACACCATCCGCACCATCGGCTCCACCATCCGCCTcttcttccacgactgcttcgtcgAG GGTTGCGACGCGTCGGTGCTGATCCGGTCGACGCCGGGGAGCCCGACGGAGATGGACGCCGACGACAACAAGTCGCTGGCGTTCGAGGGCTACGAGACGGTGAGGATCGCCAAGGAGGCCGTGGAGGCCGCGTGCCCCGACCTGGTGTCCTGCGCCGACATACTCACCATCGCCACACGGGACGCCATCGCCCTG AGCGGCGGGCCCTTCTACCCAGTGGAGCTGGGCAGGCTGGACGGCCTGAGCTCCACGGCCAGCAGCGTGGCCGGCAAGCTGCCGCAGCCCACCAGCACCCTCAACCAGATGGTCGCCATGTTCAGAGCGCACGGGCTCAACATGTCCGACATCGTCGCCCTCTCAG CGGCGcacaccgtggggctggcgcactgCGGCAAGTTCAGGGAGCGGGTGTACGGCAGCCCGGCGGACGCGACGCTGAACCCCAAGTACGCGGCGTTCCTGAGGACCAAGTGCCCCGCCGACGGCTCGTCGGACCCGATGGTGCTCATGGACCAGGCCACGCCGGCGCTCTTCGACAACCAGTACTACCGGAACCTGCAGGACGGCGGGGGGCTGCTCGCCTCCGACCAGCTCCTCTACAACGACAACCGCACGCGGCCCCTCGTCAACGCGTGGGCCAACAGCACGGCCGCCTTCAGCCGGGGCTTCGTGGCCGCCATGGTCAAGCTCGGCCGCGTCGGGGTCAAGTCCGGCAGCGACGGCAACATACGCAAGCAGTGCGACGTCTTCAACTGA
- the LOC123105121 gene encoding peroxidase 35 translates to MGAGIRILAVALLALAAAGGAAAQLRQGYYSASCPNVEAIVQAAVALKVQQTPVAVGATVRLFFHDCFVQGCDASVIIVSTANNTAEKDHVSNLSLAGDGFDTVIKAKAAVDTQCPSPNLVSCADILTMATRDVIGLAGGPAYPVELGRLDGLVSTASNVDGNLPPPSFNLDQLTAMFAANNLSQADMIALSAAHTVGFAHCGTFTGRIQTAAADPTMDPGYASQLLAACPAGVDPNVALEIDPVTPHAFDNQYFINLQKGMGLLTSDQVLYADARSRPTVDAWAANSSDFEAAFVAAMTSLGRVGVKTDPALGNIRRDCAVLNS, encoded by the exons ATGGGCGCCGGGATTAGGATCTTGGCGGTGGCGCTGCTGGCGCTCGCGGctgccggcggcgcggcggcgcagcTCCGGCAGGGCTACTACTCCGCCAGCTGCCCCAACGTGGAGGCCATCGTGCAGGCCGCGGTCGCCCTCAAGGTCCAGCAGACGCCCGTCGCCGTCGGCGCCACCGTCCGCCTcttcttccacgactgcttcgtccaG GGATGCGACGCGTCGGTCATCATCGTGTCGACGGCGAACAACACGGCGGAGAAGGACCACGTGAGCAACCTCTCCCTCGCCGGCGACGGCTTCGACACCGTCATCAAGGCCAAGGCGGCCGTGGACACGCAGTGCCCGAGCCCCAACCTGGTCTCCTGCGCAGACATCCTCACCATGGCCACCCGGGACGTCATCGGCCTG GCCGGCGGCCCGGCGTACCCCGTGGAGCTGGGGAGGCTGGACGGGCTGGTGTCGACGGCGAGCAACGTCGACGGGAACCTGCCGCCGCCGTCGTTCAACCTGGACCAGCTGACGGCGATGTTCGCCGCCAACAACCTGTCCCAGGCCGACATGATTGCGCTCTCCG CGGCGCACACGGTGGGGTTCGCGCACTGCGGGACGTTCACGGGCCGGATCCAGACGGCGGCGGCGGACCCGACGATGGACCCGGGGTACGCGTCGCAGCTGCTGGCGGCGTGCCCGGCCGGGGTGGACCCCAACGTGGCGCTGGAGATCGACCCGGTGACGCCGCACGCCTTCGACAACCAGTACTTCATCAACCTGCAGAAGGGGATGGGCCTGCTCACCTCCGACCAGGTCCTCTACGCCGACGCCCGCTCGCGCCCCACCGTCGACGCCTGGGCGGCCAACAGCTCCGACTTCGAGGCCGCCTTCGTCGCCGCCATGACCAGCCTCGGCCGCGTCGGCGTCAAGACGGACCCCGCGCTCGGCAACATCCGCCGCGACTGCGCCGTGCTCAACAGCTGA